From one Pogoniulus pusillus isolate bPogPus1 chromosome 37, bPogPus1.pri, whole genome shotgun sequence genomic stretch:
- the C37H1orf216 gene encoding UPF0500 protein C1orf216 homolog gives MFAICPPGAPASVPFRQGRGVPALGTAIPEPGQDSNFNFVGEVCDSNENWSRPAPGTLPEEGCSRSENTTNPPHNLLSLMQRQMGQGRLRDAAPSPGATRLCLPEPGLRSPPEGAEVSGAGGQNPLSEQPAVGYSKPPSSPVEDNGYASSSLSIDSPDSACGSSWDPSAPAPLPDSPLQPGMTEPEPETLFPVLAEAVQHLQDKERFKEQEKEKHHIQLVMYRRLALLRWIHGLQQRVVEQQNRLQESFDTILDNRKELIRCMQHGPLCPAATPSP, from the coding sequence ATGTTTGCCATCTGCCCGCCCGGTGCCCCTGCCAGTGTCCCATTCCGGCAGGGCCGGGGGGTCCCGGCCTTGGGCACGGCCATCCCGGAGCCTGGGCAGGACTCCAACTTCAACTTCGTGGGAGAGGTTTGTGACAGCAACGAGAACTGGAGCCGGCCAGCGCCAGGGACCCTGCCGGAGGAGGGCTGCAGCCGGAGCGAAAACACCACAAATCCACCCCATAATCTGCTGTCATTAATGCAGAGACAGATGGGCCAGGGCCGGCTTAGGGACGCCGCCCCCAGCCCGGGTGCCACCCGCCTGTGTCTGCCCGAGCCGGGGCTGCGCAGCCCCCCGGAGGGAGCGGAGGTCAGCGGGGCTGGAGGCCAAAACCCCCTCAGCGAGCAGCCGGCCGTGGGGTACAGCaagccccccagctcccccgtGGAGGACAACGGCtatgccagcagctccctcagcatcgaCAGCCCCGACAGCGCCTGCGGCAGCTCCTGGGACCCCTCTGCCCCTGCGCCCCTCCCCGACAGCCCACTCCAGCCGGGCATGACCGAGCCTGAGCCGGAGACCCTCTTCccagtgctggcagaggctgtgcagcacctccaggacaAGGAACGCTtcaaggagcaggagaaggagaagcatcacatccagctggtgatGTACCGGCGCCTGGCCCTGCTGCGCTGGATCCATGGTCTGCAGCAGCGAGTGGTGGAGCAGCAGAACCGCCTGCAGGAGAGCTTCGACACCATCCTGGACAACCGCAAGGAGCTGATCCGCTGCATGCAGCACGgccccctgtgccctgctgccacccccagcccctga